In Sideroxyarcus emersonii, one DNA window encodes the following:
- a CDS encoding glycosyltransferase family 2 protein — translation MPTLSVIIITKNEAANIRDCLQSVAWADELIVVDSASSDDTADIARAMGALVYAHADWPGFGPQKNRALGYASQDWVFSIDADERVTPELRAELEQAMRTGNADGYYCPRLSQFCGKFVHHSGWYPDYVLRLFKRGTGRFSDSLVHESVLLTGGTSKLKNPLLHYSYLTVNDVERKIEHYSSAAAKQMFQSGKRAGWLRAILSAWWAFVRTYIVRLGVLDGSAGWNIARMNARTTYLKYRKLAALNAEGKFQ, via the coding sequence ATGCCGACGCTATCCGTCATTATCATCACCAAGAACGAAGCCGCCAACATCCGCGATTGCCTGCAATCGGTGGCCTGGGCGGATGAGCTCATCGTCGTGGATTCCGCCAGCAGCGACGATACCGCTGACATTGCTCGTGCAATGGGCGCCCTGGTATATGCGCATGCCGACTGGCCCGGTTTTGGCCCGCAAAAGAATCGCGCACTCGGCTATGCGAGCCAGGATTGGGTGTTTTCCATCGATGCGGACGAGCGGGTGACGCCAGAGCTGCGCGCCGAGCTCGAACAGGCAATGCGCACAGGCAATGCCGACGGCTATTACTGCCCGCGCCTGTCGCAGTTCTGCGGCAAGTTCGTGCACCATTCCGGGTGGTATCCGGATTACGTGCTGCGCCTGTTCAAGCGCGGTACAGGCAGGTTTTCGGATAGCCTAGTGCACGAAAGCGTGCTGCTGACAGGCGGCACGAGCAAGTTGAAAAATCCTTTGCTGCACTACAGCTATCTCACAGTGAACGATGTGGAACGCAAGATCGAGCATTATTCTTCAGCTGCAGCAAAGCAGATGTTTCAGTCCGGCAAGCGTGCCGGCTGGTTGCGGGCGATTCTGAGTGCGTGGTGGGCGTTCGTGAGGACTTATATCGTGCGGTTAGGCGTGCTGGATGGCAGTGCGGGATGGAACATTGCCCGCATGAATGCGCGTACGACTTACCTTAAATATCGCAAGCTGGCTGCGCTGAATGCCGAGGGGAAGTTTCAATAA
- a CDS encoding bifunctional 2-polyprenyl-6-hydroxyphenol methylase/3-demethylubiquinol 3-O-methyltransferase UbiG, protein MDSITSEPRPLCDLCGSKGELVQSGIADPDGNLAGTWGFQRCSNPECGVYWLDPAPPPHELWKAYATYHTHTRKSGHRLAKSTLSLAHRLIRLGLLPLWVANGLKREADYLRFMTLSREPAGSLLDVGCGGGRFLNRMKKRGWQVEGTDFDEQATRKVTSRYGIRTHVGDLSQCALPADSFDVITMSQTIEHLYDPQATLRECLRILKPGGLLVMTTPNALSLGATEFGAFWRGWEAPRHLHLFTVESLQKLTRRAGFDVAEASTYSAGAAVVYRVSRGNQQSSPFSWLNELKLLIWSYDKELQEYHTQAIQPHTGQNVLIRARKPALQNG, encoded by the coding sequence ATGGATAGTATAACAAGCGAACCCCGCCCTCTATGCGACCTGTGCGGTTCCAAGGGTGAACTCGTTCAATCAGGCATCGCCGATCCTGACGGCAATCTGGCGGGTACATGGGGTTTCCAGCGCTGCAGCAATCCGGAATGCGGAGTGTACTGGCTGGACCCCGCCCCCCCGCCGCACGAACTTTGGAAAGCCTATGCCACCTACCACACGCATACGCGCAAATCCGGCCATCGCCTGGCCAAGTCCACGCTGAGCCTGGCTCATCGCCTTATTCGGCTTGGCTTGCTGCCGCTGTGGGTCGCCAACGGACTTAAACGGGAAGCCGACTATCTGCGCTTCATGACGCTATCCCGGGAGCCTGCCGGCAGTTTGCTCGACGTAGGCTGCGGCGGCGGCCGCTTCCTCAACAGGATGAAAAAGCGCGGCTGGCAGGTCGAAGGCACCGATTTCGATGAACAAGCGACCAGGAAGGTTACCTCACGCTACGGCATCAGAACGCACGTTGGCGATCTGTCGCAATGTGCCTTGCCTGCCGACAGTTTCGATGTGATCACCATGAGCCAGACCATCGAGCACCTGTACGACCCGCAGGCAACGCTGCGCGAGTGCCTGCGCATCCTGAAGCCGGGCGGCCTGCTGGTCATGACCACCCCCAACGCACTCAGCCTCGGCGCCACCGAGTTCGGCGCTTTCTGGCGCGGCTGGGAAGCACCCCGCCATTTGCACCTGTTCACTGTTGAATCGCTGCAGAAACTCACCCGGCGCGCCGGCTTCGACGTGGCCGAGGCGAGCACCTACTCTGCCGGTGCTGCCGTGGTCTACCGCGTCAGCCGCGGCAATCAGCAATCCAGCCCATTCTCATGGCTGAACGAACTCAAGCTGCTGATCTGGAGCTATGACAAGGAACTGCAGGAATACCATACACAAGCCATTCAACCCCATACCGGGCAAAACGTATTGATCCGCGCACGCAAACCCGCCCTTCAGAACGGATAA
- a CDS encoding nucleoside-diphosphate sugar epimerase/dehydratase, with amino-acid sequence MLHDLVAAGFAWLLAYLLRFNFELPANFIAEIWHTLIWVVVLQGIVFWRFGLYRGVWRYASVNDLRRILWAVIVAAGAIPLLFWMLRMTVVVPRSVLVIYPILLLLMMGGGRLIYRLWKEQALFADIKLHGEPVLILGAGDAAVNLAKELARNPLWRVVGFLDDDEGKIGNMLNGVRVLGKQEELVHWANKLSVNQAIIAMPESTHSQRKRAIELCNQAEIKALTVPSFDDLLSGKVTLSQLRAVELEDLLGRDSVQLDNAGLQEQLTGKVVLVTGAGGSIGSELCRQIGRFTPGKLVLYDANEFALYNIQQELDGTFPQLEIAYLAGDVRDDVRLEQVFREYRPNVVFHAAAYKHVPLMERHNAWQAVRNNVFGTWRVASCAQRHGVEKFVLISTDKAVNPTNVMGTTKRMAEIVCQGLQKPDGTRFVIVRFGNVLGSNGSVIPKFREQIAKGGPLTVTHPEITRFFMSIPEAAQLVMQAGYMGKGGEIFVLDMGEPVKIVDLAKDMIRLSGFNEGDIKIEFTGLRPGEKLYEEVLADSEHTLPTPHPKLRIAQARQVAAGELQAMLDWVNSDAANDDVVVRERLRHWVPEYTPTLNGR; translated from the coding sequence ATGCTGCACGATCTTGTTGCAGCGGGTTTTGCATGGTTACTCGCCTATTTATTGCGATTCAACTTTGAGCTGCCGGCAAATTTCATTGCAGAAATCTGGCATACCTTGATTTGGGTGGTGGTGCTGCAAGGCATCGTATTTTGGCGCTTCGGTTTGTATCGTGGCGTATGGCGTTATGCCAGCGTGAATGATCTCAGGCGCATTCTCTGGGCAGTGATCGTGGCGGCAGGCGCTATCCCCCTGTTGTTCTGGATGTTGCGGATGACGGTCGTGGTTCCCCGTTCCGTACTGGTTATCTATCCGATATTGCTTTTGCTGATGATGGGCGGCGGGCGCTTGATCTATCGTCTTTGGAAAGAGCAGGCATTGTTTGCCGATATCAAACTTCACGGCGAGCCGGTTTTGATATTGGGGGCCGGTGATGCGGCCGTCAACCTGGCCAAGGAATTGGCACGCAACCCCTTATGGCGTGTGGTTGGATTCCTGGACGACGATGAAGGCAAGATCGGGAACATGCTGAACGGTGTGCGGGTATTGGGGAAGCAGGAAGAGCTTGTCCATTGGGCAAACAAGTTGAGCGTGAATCAGGCCATCATTGCAATGCCTGAATCAACCCACAGCCAGCGCAAACGAGCCATCGAATTGTGCAATCAGGCTGAAATCAAGGCATTGACCGTTCCTTCGTTCGATGATCTGCTGAGCGGCAAGGTGACGTTGTCGCAACTGCGGGCAGTGGAGCTGGAAGATTTGCTGGGACGCGATTCAGTGCAATTGGACAATGCCGGCCTGCAAGAACAATTGACTGGCAAGGTGGTATTGGTGACAGGAGCCGGGGGCTCGATCGGCTCTGAGCTGTGCCGTCAGATCGGACGATTCACCCCCGGGAAATTGGTGCTATACGACGCCAATGAATTTGCGTTGTACAACATACAACAAGAGCTGGATGGAACATTCCCGCAGCTGGAAATAGCTTATTTGGCAGGCGATGTGCGCGACGATGTGCGGCTGGAGCAGGTATTCAGGGAGTATAGGCCCAACGTGGTATTCCATGCTGCTGCCTACAAACATGTGCCATTGATGGAGCGGCACAACGCTTGGCAAGCGGTACGCAACAATGTGTTCGGAACCTGGCGCGTGGCAAGTTGTGCACAAAGGCATGGCGTAGAGAAATTCGTGCTGATTTCCACCGACAAGGCAGTGAATCCAACCAACGTGATGGGGACTACCAAGCGTATGGCGGAGATCGTGTGCCAGGGTCTGCAGAAGCCCGATGGTACGCGTTTCGTCATTGTGCGTTTCGGCAACGTGCTCGGCAGCAACGGCAGCGTGATTCCAAAATTCCGCGAACAGATTGCCAAGGGGGGACCGCTTACCGTCACGCATCCAGAGATTACACGTTTTTTCATGTCCATTCCCGAAGCGGCACAACTGGTAATGCAAGCGGGCTATATGGGCAAGGGCGGCGAGATCTTCGTGCTCGATATGGGCGAGCCGGTGAAGATCGTCGACCTGGCGAAGGATATGATTCGTCTTTCAGGTTTCAATGAGGGCGATATCAAGATCGAATTTACCGGTCTGCGCCCCGGCGAAAAACTGTATGAAGAGGTATTGGCTGATAGCGAGCATACGCTACCGACGCCTCATCCCAAGCTGCGTATTGCCCAGGCGCGTCAGGTTGCCGCCGGCGAACTGCAGGCGATGCTGGATTGGGTGAATTCGGATGCGGCAAATGATGATGTTGTTGTACGTGAGCGTTTGCGGCACTGGGTGCCGGAATACACGCCGACGCTGAACGGGCGTTAA
- a CDS encoding O-antigen ligase: MKNYLITTRSIQAILFAYPVLLLTVKGGMGTGFILLVALSVYLMFCNASSGIRQNMDRDLVLFGVSMSATIISIMLSQFYHLSANARDFDSASRFLFSIPIFLVLRETDYKVFKPLQYGLAVGAILIGFIIVISGQKMIASTYFLIHIHLGDLALMLGFLSVFSINWMQKDSHFVVILKVIGLVAGLYVSMVSGARGGWAAIPIFLLIWILLSPNFKNGLVIKLIITVAAMIFGSVVGYMTINVVHVRMDAAIHDLTAVTPDTSLGIRFQLWKAAVQLFMQNPVFGVGADGFALAMDRMADSGVVTRMAADIGKGEVHSYYFATLARYGIAGMISLALLFFLPMRMFYKASSSQYQFHRVAARMGLCVVLGFLVFCITVEMFNLKMIATFYGMTVAVLLSAATNRTVGKVAN, encoded by the coding sequence ATGAAAAATTATTTGATAACAACCCGCAGTATCCAGGCCATCCTGTTCGCATACCCTGTCTTGTTGTTAACTGTAAAAGGCGGCATGGGTACCGGGTTCATTTTGTTGGTTGCGCTCTCCGTTTACCTGATGTTTTGTAATGCAAGCAGCGGCATCCGGCAAAACATGGATCGCGACCTTGTCCTGTTCGGTGTGTCAATGAGCGCAACGATCATCAGTATTATGCTGAGCCAGTTTTATCATTTGAGCGCCAATGCGCGCGATTTTGACTCGGCATCCAGATTCCTGTTTTCCATTCCGATATTTCTTGTGTTGAGAGAAACAGACTATAAAGTGTTCAAGCCCCTGCAATACGGACTTGCTGTTGGCGCGATCCTGATCGGTTTCATCATAGTGATCTCCGGACAGAAAATGATCGCATCGACATATTTTCTTATCCACATCCATCTTGGTGACCTGGCGCTCATGCTGGGCTTCCTGTCGGTATTCAGTATCAACTGGATGCAAAAGGACTCTCATTTCGTCGTGATATTGAAAGTGATCGGATTGGTGGCTGGTCTTTATGTCTCGATGGTTTCAGGTGCACGCGGAGGATGGGCTGCCATCCCCATTTTCCTGCTTATCTGGATACTGTTGTCCCCAAATTTCAAAAATGGCCTGGTCATCAAGTTGATCATTACAGTTGCAGCGATGATTTTCGGTTCTGTGGTCGGCTATATGACGATTAATGTGGTGCACGTTCGTATGGACGCAGCCATCCACGATTTGACGGCGGTCACTCCGGATACTTCGCTCGGCATACGATTCCAGCTTTGGAAAGCCGCTGTTCAGTTATTTATGCAAAATCCGGTTTTTGGAGTGGGCGCTGACGGATTTGCTTTGGCAATGGACAGAATGGCGGATTCGGGTGTTGTAACCAGAATGGCAGCAGATATAGGAAAAGGCGAAGTGCATAGCTATTACTTTGCTACGCTGGCTCGTTACGGAATTGCAGGAATGATATCGCTCGCCTTGCTTTTTTTCCTCCCGATGAGGATGTTCTATAAGGCATCCTCATCGCAATACCAGTTTCACAGGGTGGCAGCGAGAATGGGACTTTGTGTGGTACTGGGCTTTCTTGTATTTTGTATTACCGTGGAAATGTTCAATTTGAAAATGATTGCGACTTTCTATGGGATGACTGTGGCAGTGCTGCTGTCTGCTGCAACCAATCGCACTGTTGGAAAAGTTGCCAACTAA
- a CDS encoding class I SAM-dependent methyltransferase — protein sequence MSNHLDLGCGTNPQNPYHRANLFGLDIRDDAQELLAQRGIGIRKANLIFEKIPFEDNFFESVSAIDFLEHVPRQICLGSSNEVVYPFINLMNEVWRVLSPGGRFLAVTPAYPSPLSFADPTHVNHIARGTHEYFCGEHPAGHIYGFHGRFIAHIAKLSAPTNYRNMPHDPVKSAIRDLSRRLTTNGLHHMVWELEAVK from the coding sequence ATGTCGAATCATCTTGATCTGGGTTGCGGTACCAATCCACAAAACCCATACCATAGGGCAAATTTATTTGGCCTGGACATTCGAGACGATGCTCAAGAACTGCTTGCGCAACGCGGGATCGGCATAAGGAAAGCGAATCTGATCTTTGAAAAGATTCCGTTCGAAGATAATTTCTTTGAAAGCGTCTCTGCGATTGATTTTTTGGAACACGTGCCGCGGCAGATTTGCCTGGGAAGTTCGAATGAAGTCGTTTATCCGTTCATTAACCTGATGAACGAGGTTTGGCGGGTCCTCTCCCCCGGTGGAAGGTTTCTTGCAGTCACTCCGGCATATCCTTCACCGTTGTCTTTTGCAGATCCGACCCACGTCAATCACATCGCCCGGGGGACCCATGAATATTTTTGCGGTGAACATCCTGCCGGACATATTTACGGGTTTCACGGCCGATTCATTGCGCATATAGCAAAACTGTCGGCACCAACGAACTACAGGAACATGCCGCATGATCCCGTGAAATCGGCGATTCGCGATTTGAGCAGGCGCTTGACGACGAATGGATTGCATCACATGGTATGGGAACTTGAGGCGGTAAAATGA
- a CDS encoding glycosyltransferase family 4 protein: MKIIHIVRRYGPAGGMERYVWETTRELARLGHEVQVLCETCVAEKPTGIAVHELGTMAYRPRWLYYWRFGRRVEKWLRAHPQPGWVIHSHERVGVHDVTTFHGPPFATVRDKPWWKRISLRVAMQLYMERRELRVAQKIVPNSEIIARQLAHYYPEYAHKITAPVVPGVLPGVMRAPHPVPHDGGIIGFVGREWQRKGLPLAVEIAAQLRRDRPKLEMWVIGPDEREVQHLFSDWRGGYRLLGWRTDNAHFQDIDVLLHPAKAEPYGMVITEAMAARVPVVVSDACGAAAQVDDGAGAVIPLGTALQQWTLAVSSQLDRPQASMAFVRGWDVVAKEYETIYRIWLPTNHASKI, translated from the coding sequence ATGAAGATAATTCACATCGTACGGCGCTACGGGCCGGCAGGCGGGATGGAGCGCTACGTTTGGGAGACCACGCGCGAACTCGCCAGACTCGGGCATGAAGTGCAGGTTTTATGCGAGACCTGCGTGGCCGAGAAGCCGACAGGAATAGCGGTACACGAGCTGGGTACGATGGCCTATCGCCCGCGCTGGCTCTATTACTGGCGCTTTGGCCGGCGCGTGGAAAAATGGCTGCGCGCTCATCCGCAACCGGGCTGGGTCATCCATAGCCACGAGCGCGTCGGGGTGCACGATGTCACCACCTTTCACGGGCCGCCGTTCGCGACGGTGCGCGACAAACCCTGGTGGAAGCGGATTTCGCTGCGCGTGGCGATGCAGCTCTATATGGAACGGCGCGAATTGCGCGTGGCGCAGAAGATTGTGCCGAACTCGGAGATCATCGCCAGGCAGCTGGCGCATTACTATCCCGAATATGCGCACAAGATTACCGCTCCGGTCGTGCCCGGCGTCCTGCCTGGAGTGATGCGGGCGCCGCATCCAGTGCCACACGATGGCGGCATCATCGGATTCGTGGGCAGGGAGTGGCAACGCAAGGGGTTGCCGCTGGCAGTCGAGATTGCTGCGCAACTGCGACGTGATCGCCCGAAGTTGGAAATGTGGGTGATCGGGCCCGACGAACGCGAAGTGCAGCATTTGTTCTCAGATTGGCGGGGTGGCTATCGCCTGCTGGGATGGCGCACTGACAATGCGCATTTCCAGGATATCGACGTGCTATTGCATCCGGCGAAAGCGGAACCATACGGAATGGTCATCACAGAGGCGATGGCGGCACGGGTGCCAGTGGTCGTTTCGGATGCATGCGGGGCGGCTGCACAGGTGGATGACGGTGCTGGGGCAGTGATACCGCTCGGTACGGCGCTTCAACAATGGACGCTGGCAGTATCTTCCCAACTGGATAGACCCCAAGCTTCAATGGCATTCGTGCGTGGCTGGGATGTGGTTGCGAAGGAATATGAGACAATTTACCGTATCTGGTTGCCAACAAATCACGCATCAAAAATATGA
- a CDS encoding undecaprenyl-phosphate glucose phosphotransferase translates to MPYRKGMIRQHGSELSVFHRMLDAAIILTALWVSAKGYGVSPDLHYQLAGAVAVLGFLFFAEWHTLYSSWRADSVGREMWVLMSIWILVCCVLLALAFISKSSVHFSRVTILAWWATTPILLVTERLLLRVVLRRFRKLGLNTRSVAIVGGGKAVTQIADAIMNSPWMGLSIKGIYDDADAPQREQAANLLPRDLKTLLQQVHEGQIDCVYIAYPMHQEEKISHLVDMLADSTVSVHIVPDVFVSELFHARWSSLGGMPVVSVFESPIYGSNAFLKRLEDVVMGSLILLLISPVMLSIALAVKLTSPGPAIFKQRRYGLDGKVIEVWKFRSMSVLEDGPNIPQAQKNDPRITPLGAFLRRTSLDELPQFINVLQGRMSIVGPRPHAVAHNEQYRKLIHGYMLRHTVKPGITGWAQVNGWRGETDTMEKMEMRVRYDLEYINNWSIIFDLKIIWMTIFGGMRGKNAY, encoded by the coding sequence ATGCCTTATCGCAAAGGAATGATTCGCCAACACGGCAGCGAACTGAGCGTTTTCCATCGCATGCTGGATGCCGCAATCATCCTGACTGCTTTATGGGTTTCTGCAAAAGGATACGGAGTTTCTCCGGATCTTCATTATCAACTGGCGGGAGCAGTTGCGGTACTTGGTTTTTTATTTTTTGCAGAGTGGCACACCCTGTATAGTTCCTGGCGAGCTGACTCGGTCGGGCGTGAGATGTGGGTACTCATGTCAATATGGATACTGGTCTGTTGTGTGCTGCTTGCCCTGGCATTCATTAGCAAATCTTCGGTGCATTTTTCCCGGGTGACGATTCTTGCGTGGTGGGCAACGACGCCGATCCTGCTTGTTACGGAGCGGTTGCTGCTGCGCGTTGTGCTACGGCGGTTCCGCAAATTGGGTTTGAATACACGTTCAGTGGCCATTGTGGGGGGCGGGAAGGCCGTCACACAGATCGCTGATGCCATCATGAACTCTCCGTGGATGGGTTTGAGTATCAAAGGAATATACGACGATGCTGACGCCCCCCAACGTGAGCAAGCAGCAAATCTGCTGCCGCGGGACTTAAAGACGTTGTTGCAACAGGTGCATGAGGGACAGATCGATTGCGTTTATATAGCCTATCCGATGCACCAGGAAGAAAAAATAAGTCATCTTGTAGATATGCTTGCCGACAGCACAGTATCGGTTCACATCGTTCCTGATGTCTTCGTTTCGGAGTTGTTCCACGCACGCTGGTCAAGCCTGGGTGGCATGCCGGTTGTAAGTGTCTTTGAAAGTCCAATCTATGGAAGCAACGCGTTCTTGAAAAGATTGGAAGACGTTGTTATGGGCAGCCTGATCCTTTTGCTGATATCCCCGGTGATGCTGTCGATTGCACTGGCCGTGAAGCTGACCTCTCCAGGCCCGGCCATTTTCAAGCAAAGACGCTATGGCCTGGATGGGAAGGTGATCGAGGTGTGGAAGTTCCGCAGCATGTCCGTGCTCGAAGATGGGCCAAACATTCCGCAAGCCCAGAAGAACGACCCTAGAATAACCCCGTTAGGGGCATTTCTGAGAAGAACTTCCCTGGATGAACTTCCGCAATTCATCAATGTGCTGCAGGGAAGAATGTCGATTGTGGGGCCGCGACCTCATGCAGTCGCACATAACGAGCAATACCGCAAATTGATTCATGGCTATATGCTGCGCCATACGGTCAAGCCAGGAATAACTGGATGGGCACAGGTAAATGGCTGGCGCGGCGAAACCGATACCATGGAAAAGATGGAGATGCGGGTGAGGTACGATCTGGAATACATCAATAACTGGTCGATAATATTCGACCTGAAGATAATATGGATGACCATTTTTGGCGGGATGCGCGGTAAGAACGCATACTGA
- a CDS encoding glycosyltransferase family 2 protein, with product MFSIIIPTWNNLALLQLCIRSIRQNSAYPHQIIVHVNDGSDGSLEWVRQQGITHTASPENVGICLAVNEAAMHASQDYILYLNDDMYCCPSWDTALVNKLKQLDTDLFMLSGTMIEPRETNNPCVIVRDYGSDAENFDETRLLAELPQQHKADWNGATWPPTLVSKRWWFKVGGYSSEFSPGMSSDNDFSMKLWHAGCRVFLGVGNSLVYHFQCKSTGKVKKNDGGKQFLHKWGMRQSVFDRYYLRRGQAAQGLVLEEPKDTRELRWQLFRSRLKRALG from the coding sequence ATGTTCTCCATCATCATCCCGACCTGGAACAACCTCGCGCTGCTGCAGCTGTGCATACGCAGCATCCGGCAGAATTCCGCCTACCCCCACCAGATCATCGTGCACGTCAACGACGGCAGCGACGGTTCGCTGGAATGGGTGCGCCAGCAAGGCATCACCCATACCGCCTCGCCCGAGAACGTCGGCATCTGCCTGGCGGTAAACGAAGCGGCCATGCATGCCAGCCAGGATTACATCCTGTACCTGAACGACGACATGTATTGCTGTCCCAGCTGGGATACGGCATTGGTCAACAAGCTCAAGCAACTGGATACCGACCTGTTCATGCTTTCCGGCACCATGATCGAACCGCGCGAAACCAACAACCCCTGTGTGATCGTGCGCGATTACGGCAGCGATGCCGAAAATTTCGACGAAACGCGCCTACTGGCCGAATTGCCGCAGCAGCATAAGGCCGACTGGAACGGGGCGACCTGGCCGCCCACGCTGGTAAGCAAGCGCTGGTGGTTCAAGGTCGGCGGTTACAGCAGCGAGTTTTCACCCGGCATGAGCAGCGACAATGACTTCTCCATGAAGCTGTGGCACGCGGGCTGCCGCGTGTTTCTCGGCGTGGGAAATTCGCTGGTCTATCACTTCCAGTGCAAATCGACTGGCAAGGTGAAGAAGAACGACGGCGGCAAACAGTTCCTGCACAAGTGGGGCATGCGCCAGTCGGTGTTCGACCGCTATTACTTGCGGCGTGGACAGGCTGCGCAAGGGTTGGTACTGGAAGAACCGAAAGACACTCGCGAGTTGCGCTGGCAATTGTTTCGCAGCCGCTTGAAGCGCGCGCTGGGGTAA
- a CDS encoding glycosyltransferase family 2 protein has translation MISIVIPSWNNLPYLKLCVESLQRHSSFEHEIIVHLNDGSDGSLEWVKAQGIKYTQSARNVGVCLAVNHAVAQAKHDWVLFMNDDMVAAPGWDTAFTAAIESLDTDLALFFGTLIQPEIGGSEVIIKQDFGTTPADFDEAKFLQGYMADGRGDKEGAASQPTLFHKKWWNMVGGYSLEYSPGMSSDDDLMMKYWVAGCRNFRIVGASRFYHFGCKSTGRIKHNLGGRIFVMKWGITQIEFHRLYLPSLRNPDGGKTAGNPHNCVRSSWLGKLRRIGYALRYNYPLQDIEAWDPMPGSCEWSEGS, from the coding sequence ATGATCAGTATCGTCATTCCCAGCTGGAACAACCTTCCCTATCTGAAACTTTGTGTGGAAAGCCTGCAAAGGCATTCCAGCTTTGAGCACGAGATCATCGTCCACCTGAACGACGGTTCGGATGGATCGCTGGAATGGGTCAAGGCGCAGGGTATCAAGTATACGCAGTCGGCCAGGAACGTCGGTGTCTGCCTCGCGGTGAATCATGCGGTGGCGCAAGCGAAGCATGACTGGGTGTTGTTCATGAACGACGACATGGTGGCGGCGCCGGGCTGGGATACGGCCTTCACTGCGGCGATCGAATCGCTGGATACGGATCTGGCGTTGTTCTTCGGTACGCTCATCCAGCCGGAGATCGGAGGCAGCGAAGTCATCATCAAGCAGGATTTTGGTACAACGCCGGCCGATTTCGATGAAGCGAAGTTCCTGCAGGGCTACATGGCGGATGGGCGTGGCGACAAGGAGGGTGCGGCTTCGCAGCCGACGCTGTTCCACAAGAAATGGTGGAACATGGTCGGCGGATACAGCCTGGAGTATTCGCCCGGGATGAGCAGCGACGACGATCTGATGATGAAGTACTGGGTGGCCGGTTGCCGCAATTTCCGCATCGTCGGTGCTAGCCGTTTCTACCATTTCGGCTGCAAGAGTACCGGTCGGATCAAGCACAATCTGGGGGGGCGCATCTTCGTGATGAAGTGGGGTATCACCCAGATCGAATTCCATCGCCTGTACCTGCCTTCGCTCAGGAATCCGGATGGCGGCAAGACTGCGGGAAACCCACACAATTGCGTGCGTTCTTCGTGGCTGGGCAAGTTGCGCCGCATCGGCTATGCCCTGCGCTACAACTATCCTTTGCAGGATATTGAGGCTTGGGATCCCATGCCGGGAAGCTGCGAGTGGAGCGAGGGAAGCTGA
- a CDS encoding GDP-mannose 4,6-dehydratase: MKRALICGVGGQDGAYLAKLLLAKGYEVVGTSRDADTTPFTNLERLGILEHVSTVSMRIDDYHSVQSIVSSTKPDEIYNLAGQSSVGLSFDHPVETMEGIVCGTMNLLESIRAVESSIRIFNAGSGECFGEAGQIPVTESSPFHPHSPYAVAKTAAHNLVKTYREAYGMFACTGILFNHESPLRSKRFVTKKIVCAAADIFAGQNTKLQLGNLDVYRDWGWAEEYVEAMWLMLQQEAADDYIIATGKTVSLEYFVEKAFAYFNLNWKDHTEIDAAHFRLSDAQYISANPEKANKQLMWRSTVGVEEVINRLCKDASEAR, translated from the coding sequence ATGAAACGTGCATTAATTTGTGGTGTGGGTGGACAGGACGGTGCGTATCTGGCGAAGCTGTTGCTTGCTAAGGGATATGAAGTAGTTGGAACCTCTCGTGATGCTGATACAACACCCTTCACGAATTTGGAACGCTTGGGGATATTGGAACATGTAAGTACTGTTTCAATGCGCATTGATGACTATCATAGTGTGCAATCAATTGTCAGTTCTACCAAACCAGATGAAATCTATAATCTCGCTGGACAAAGTTCGGTGGGGTTGTCATTTGATCATCCGGTCGAGACTATGGAAGGCATCGTCTGTGGGACGATGAATCTACTGGAGTCGATCCGCGCTGTAGAGAGTTCAATCCGAATATTTAATGCTGGATCAGGTGAGTGCTTTGGTGAAGCAGGACAAATACCTGTGACAGAAAGCTCACCATTTCATCCTCATAGTCCTTATGCTGTGGCAAAGACGGCAGCCCACAATTTGGTCAAGACATATCGTGAAGCATATGGAATGTTTGCTTGTACTGGAATTTTATTCAACCATGAATCTCCATTGCGTTCAAAACGTTTTGTGACGAAGAAGATTGTTTGTGCGGCTGCAGATATATTTGCAGGACAAAATACCAAACTTCAACTTGGCAATCTGGATGTTTATCGAGACTGGGGTTGGGCGGAAGAATATGTCGAGGCCATGTGGCTCATGCTGCAACAAGAAGCGGCAGATGATTATATTATCGCAACTGGCAAGACTGTTAGCCTTGAGTATTTTGTTGAGAAGGCTTTTGCCTATTTCAATCTGAATTGGAAAGATCATACAGAAATTGACGCTGCTCACTTCCGATTGTCTGACGCTCAATATATTAGTGCCAATCCCGAAAAAGCCAACAAGCAACTCATGTGGCGCAGCACCGTCGGGGTCGAAGAGGTAATTAATAGATTGTGCAAAGATGCATCAGAAGCGAGATAG